A window from Candidatus Nitrospira neomarina encodes these proteins:
- a CDS encoding tetratricopeptide repeat protein: protein MSTLAIFVIPFVIILGIVLVSLTLPFWRRDPSPVSFGLDDDRAQELLDLQIERETVVRSLQDLELELSQGRMDPSDYERLKATDERRLLSLLDRLDTFKDTVHDETSEHQPAASKRINWVPTIASGLVVLLASIGIYSALQFKAAQKLMAVEAQMGGGPNPMEMVAKLEKRLKDNPDDLQGQIMAGRSYMALNRMPEAKKAWEKALELDPKQHEAHFNLGVIQIETRQIDDPEIFKQALAHFDMVLADLPNQPAVNWYRGLALWYLNRRQETDAAWTLAAQNMEPGTKDMEFVKDALVKLRAGEVPF from the coding sequence ATGTCGACGCTCGCCATTTTCGTGATTCCGTTTGTGATCATCCTGGGGATCGTGCTTGTCTCCCTGACCCTTCCGTTTTGGCGGCGGGATCCTTCACCCGTTTCCTTTGGCCTGGACGATGACCGTGCCCAGGAACTTCTTGACCTTCAAATCGAACGAGAAACCGTGGTCCGTTCTCTACAGGACCTCGAATTAGAACTTTCACAGGGGAGGATGGACCCGTCCGACTATGAACGGTTGAAGGCCACAGACGAACGCCGCCTACTCAGTCTGTTAGACCGCCTGGATACCTTCAAGGACACAGTTCACGACGAAACCAGCGAACACCAACCGGCAGCCTCGAAACGAATCAATTGGGTTCCGACCATCGCCTCTGGCTTGGTGGTCTTACTGGCCTCCATCGGCATTTACAGCGCGCTTCAATTCAAGGCCGCACAAAAATTAATGGCCGTCGAAGCCCAAATGGGCGGGGGCCCGAATCCGATGGAGATGGTCGCCAAACTGGAAAAACGCCTCAAAGACAACCCCGATGACCTGCAGGGCCAGATCATGGCCGGACGATCCTACATGGCCTTAAATCGAATGCCTGAAGCCAAAAAGGCATGGGAAAAAGCCTTAGAGCTGGACCCGAAACAGCATGAAGCCCACTTCAATTTAGGAGTGATCCAGATCGAAACGCGTCAAATTGACGATCCGGAAATTTTCAAACAGGCTCTCGCACATTTTGACATGGTTCTGGCCGACCTACCCAATCAACCCGCCGTCAATTGGTATCGGGGTTTAGCCTTGTGGTATTTGAATCGCCGCCAGGAAACCGATGCCGCCTGGACTCTCGCCGCACAAAACATGGAGCCCGGTACCAAGGACATGGAGTTCGTTAAAGACGCACTCGTCAAACTCCGCGCCGGTGAAGTTCCGTTTTAA
- a CDS encoding type II toxin-antitoxin system Phd/YefM family antitoxin: MLKLNIHEAKIHLSRYLDKLKNGETILLCKHKPVAEIRGLPTPLSPKRPIGLANGQFTIPDSFFEPLPDELLKARSGQSE, from the coding sequence ATGCTTAAACTCAACATTCACGAAGCCAAAATTCACCTTTCTCGCTATCTGGACAAACTCAAAAATGGCGAAACAATTCTTCTGTGTAAGCACAAACCAGTGGCCGAAATCAGAGGGTTACCAACGCCTCTCTCACCCAAACGACCCATTGGCCTAGCCAACGGTCAATTCACCATTCCCGATAGCTTTTTCGAACCCCTACCCGACGAACTGCTCAAAGCCCGTTCCGGACAATCCGAGTGA
- a CDS encoding type II toxin-antitoxin system VapC family toxin codes for MSAISVWEILVKYSLGRIPLPTPVDQFISQQRERHGIGTLALEEAATGHLPKLPTLHKDPFDRMLICQAIQHELTILTPDPLITQYAVRTAW; via the coding sequence TTGAGTGCCATTTCCGTTTGGGAAATTCTGGTGAAATACTCTCTCGGTAGGATTCCCCTTCCCACACCAGTGGATCAATTCATCTCTCAACAGCGGGAGCGTCATGGTATTGGCACACTCGCGTTGGAAGAAGCCGCAACCGGACACCTGCCCAAACTCCCTACACTTCATAAAGACCCTTTTGACCGCATGCTCATTTGCCAGGCTATCCAACATGAACTGACCATCCTGACTCCTGATCCACTCATTACCCAATATGCCGTCCGAACCGCTTGGTAG